A region from the Bacteroidota bacterium genome encodes:
- the rlmB gene encoding 23S rRNA (guanosine(2251)-2'-O)-methyltransferase RlmB has protein sequence MNKPHYYNRHEETQYDGALIYGIHAVTEAVRAGKEIDKLFMQDGLRGDLIVQLKQLLRDKGILYKTVPPEKLQRLAGSKNHQGVAAFLSPVGFQKIEEVLPALFEAGRVPLLLMLDRVTDVRNFGAIARTAECAGVDAIIIPSRGAAAINADAVKTSAGALHTLPLCREDNLKLTLDYLKDSGVRIAACTEKGSTDHYATDLSGPMVVIMGSEEDGISGEYLKRADVRVKIPMRGAISSLNVSVATGIVLFEVLRQRAATEEA, from the coding sequence ATGAACAAACCACACTACTATAACCGACACGAAGAAACACAGTACGACGGTGCGCTGATATACGGCATACACGCTGTGACAGAAGCCGTGCGCGCGGGAAAAGAAATAGACAAACTGTTTATGCAGGACGGCCTGCGTGGCGATTTGATTGTGCAACTTAAACAATTGCTGCGCGATAAAGGCATACTGTACAAAACCGTGCCACCCGAAAAACTGCAGCGGCTGGCCGGATCGAAAAACCATCAGGGCGTGGCTGCATTTCTCTCGCCGGTGGGATTTCAGAAAATTGAAGAGGTGCTGCCGGCGCTGTTTGAAGCCGGGCGTGTGCCCCTGCTGCTTATGCTTGACCGTGTAACCGATGTGCGCAATTTTGGCGCCATTGCCCGCACGGCCGAGTGTGCAGGTGTGGATGCAATCATCATCCCCTCGCGCGGGGCGGCAGCCATTAATGCCGATGCGGTAAAAACATCGGCCGGGGCATTGCATACCTTGCCGCTTTGCCGCGAAGACAATTTAAAACTCACGCTCGACTACCTGAAAGATTCGGGCGTGCGCATTGCCGCCTGTACCGAAAAAGGCAGCACTGACCATTACGCCACCGACCTGAGCGGCCCGATGGTGGTGATCATGGGTTCGGAAGAAGACGGAATTTCGGGCGAATACCTGAAACGTGCCGATGTGCGGGTGAAAATTCCGATGCGTGGTGCAATCAGTTCGCTCA